The Desulfuribacillus stibiiarsenatis genomic sequence ACAGCAAGTCACACCTGTAATGCCAATCTATCCTGTTCTACCAATGCCATTTGATCCTTTCTGCCCACAATTCTCTCCTCAAGAAGCATTGGAAAAAGGAACATTATTTAAATGGTTATACGATCCATATGTACCTACAATGCCTAGAAGAAGAGGTTTGTTCGGGTAATATTCAATGAACTAAACAAATTATTTTTCATGAGGCTGTTGCTCAACGAATTAAAATTTCGATGAGTAACAGCCTTTTTGCTATTTTTATTTGTCGAATATTGACATCTTATGTCGTCAAGGAAGGATTTTCCACTATTGTTGTCGAAAGGTTTGGAAAATCAATTGCATATTCAGTGTTCATGGCATAAATGATTAAAACTCAAAGCGTAGAAATGTCTATTATGCAAACTAACATAGAAATGTAGTTAGGTGAATTTAAGGGTACAAAGTTCAGTCTCTGGCTCTGGGAGCCATCCACCGATAATAGAGTGCTATTGCTCGGACACCAAAAAATATTTTACATTGCCAGGAGAATGTATTGAATTAACTGCAGAACGAATAAACAAAAAATTCAAAATCTAAAAGGATTTTATATCATTTATGAATCATGGGGATTGCTATATTGCTATTAGTAATAAGAATCTTCATATTGAAATTAAGAGTTAGTAACATAGAAAATATAAAAACAAGAATCGTACAAAAACGTACAAGCT encodes the following:
- a CDS encoding spore coat associated protein CotJA; translated protein: MPFDPFCPQFSPQEALEKGTLFKWLYDPYVPTMPRRRGLFG